The Halotia branconii CENA392 region CATTAGCAATAAAATTCTAAATATCCAATAAATCAGCTTGCGCTAACGGTTTTTTAAGAATTAAAGCCATTATGCAGACTCTCTCTGCTGCCGTTGTTGTTTTGCCAATTCGATGATTTCATCTATGTTAAAAGGTGTGGATTCTCCACTATCAATTCCTTGCTGTATCTCCCGACGCAACTCTGCAAGGCGTATTGCTTTGAAGGCATCCTGCTCCTTGAGAAGCCGTAAACCTTCACGGATAACTTCAGAAGCAGAAGTATACATACCGCTTTCAACTTTAGATTGCACCCATTTTTCTAATTCTGGGGTTAAAGAAACGTTCATCTGCTACCTCTAGATCAGTTGATAGCAATAATCTTACTGGTAATAACAAAAAATATCCCAAAATGTCCAAATTTGTTATTACTCTTTTATATATCCGTTGTCCAATACTTGATATAAGTTGAACTTTACTAATTACTTCCATCGATTTCTGGACAAAATTCGTTGTTATACAAGACTCGGATCATTTCTCGTCCAGAATATTTAAACAACACATCAAATTCAGGCATTGCATAAATGCGGGATGAATTAAAATTTTTGACCAAAGCAAAAGATTGATTCTTCGCGCCTTTGCGCCTACCCTGCGGGAAGCCGCTACCGCGTCTATGCGCGAAACAAAATTCATCACTTGATTCAGCAATGTCCAAATTTACTATTGGGCATTCTCAAATTTTCAGGAACGAGATAGGTTTGGATTGGTTCTGTTAGCACTAACCCATGCCCAGGAAAGAGAATAACGGTAATTTCACCACCACGCAGGCATCCTAAAACTCTTGCTGGGACACGCACATAAAAGGACGAACTGTTTTCTATATGATGCATATCAAGATTCTGTAGTAAGTAAGTCGGTGCAATAAAATCAAACTGTGTAAAGAAAAGTAAATAGCGCTCAAACTCTTTCTCCCCCTGCTCCCTGCCCCCTGCCCCCTGCTTGAATCCAACAATAATTATTTACGCCGACCTACTTATGAGCTAGTAAGTAAGCGCAAATATTCATTATTGGTTTTAGCGCTACTACAAACCAAATACAGAGACTTTACTTTTCGTTACATAGTTTGGTCTTGTCTGGTTCACTTAACTTAATGCGGTACAACTATTATCAGCTGACTTTTTTACTGCCATGACTGCAATTACCATCAACTTTAATAATGTCGTTAAATTGAACGTCGACCAATTTTACCAACTGTGTCGGGATAATCCCGATGTCAAATTTGAACGTAATCAGTTAGGGGAAATAATTATTATGCCACCCACGGGAGGAGAAACAGGAAAATGTAATGCATCAATGATTGCGGATTTTGTAATTTGGAACCGTCAAACAAAACTCGCAGAGGTATTCGACTCATCCACCTGCTTTAAACTCCCTAACGGTTCCGACCGTTCCCCCGATGTATCTTGGATAAAACTAGAGAGGTGGAACGTCCTCAAACCAGAACAGCGCGAAAAATTCCCACCCATTGCCCCAGATTTTGTTTTAGAATTGATGTCCTCGTCGGATAGCTTGAGTGAAACGCAAGCCAAAATGCAAGAATATGTGAATGCAGGTGTAAAACTGGGTTGGTTAATTGATAGAAAAACTCGCCGTGTGGAAATTTATCGACAAGGGCAACCAAAAGAGATATTAGAGTTTCCCACAAGCTTATGTGGAGAAGATATATTACCAGGGTTTGTTTTGGACTTACAGATAATATGGAATTAATTGCCTAGTTTTTAATAAAAGTATCAATCACTACCAAGTATTTTTATAAGTCTCATGACACAGATTAAGTCCGAAATAAAACAAATAGAAGAACTACGCCAACTGTTACAACAAGCCAGCTATGCATATTACGTTTTAGATGCGCCAATTATGGAAGATGCAGTGTACGATCGCCTGTATCGGGAATTGCAACAAATGGAAATTGAGCATCCAGAATTAGTCAGACTTGATAGTCCTACCCAGCGCGTGGGTGAGAAACCAGCAATACATTTTACCTCGGTACGACACAACATCCCACTTTATAGTCTAGAGAATGCCTTTGATATTGATGAATTGCAAAGTTGGGAGCAACGCTGGCGGCGACAAACACCCACAACAGATGCTGTAGAATATGTATCTGAGCTAAAAATTGATGGTTCTGCGATCGCTCTTACCTACGAAAATGGCATTCTAGTTAGGGGCGCAACTAGGGGTGATGGAATCATGGGTGAAGATATTACCCAAAATGTGCGGACAATTCGCTCAATTCCGTTGCGCTTGAATTTAGGTGATTTAGAAAACTTGGAAAAGGTAGAAGTCCGAGGCGAGGCGTTTTTACCGTTGGATGTGTTTAGACAAATCAACGAGGAAAGGCAAAAAGCAGGTGAACAGTTGTTTGCTAATCCTCGCAATGCGGCGGCTGGTACACTCAGACAATTAGATTCGCGCATTGTAGCCAAGCGGCGATTAGATTTTTTTGCCTACACACTACACATCTCTGGTATGGATGATGCCAGTATTGCTAATACCCAGTGGGAAGCGTTGGAGTTATTGGAAAAGATGGGTTTTCGGGTCAACCCAAACCATAAGCTATGTGCTTCACTAGCTGAAGTGGCGGAATATTATCAATACTGGGATACGGAACGGCTGAATCTACCCTACATGACCGATGGGGTAGTAGTAAAGCTAAATTCTTTTAAATTACAAGAACAGTTAGGATTTACCCAAAAATTCCCTCGCTGGGCGGTGGCGTTGAAATACCCAGCCGAAGAAGCGCCTACCCGCGTCGAAAATATTGCTGTCAATGTCGGTAGAACAGGGGCGTTGACACCTTTAGCGCAAATGCGTCCAGTACAATTAGCAGGAACGACAGTTTCTCGTGCTACTTTACACAATAGCGATCGCGTCGCTCAATTAGATATCCGCATTGGTGATACTGTAATTGTTCGTAAAGCTGGGGAAATTATCCCAGAAGTGACCAGGGTATTAACAGAACTGCGTCCCCCTGATAGTCAACCCTTTGTAATGCCCACCCATTGCCCAGTCTGCAATCAACCAGTGGTGCGAGAGTCAGATGAAGCAGTAACTCGCTGTGTAAATGCTTCTTGTCCAGCTATTCTCAAAGGAGAAATAGAACATTGGGTCAGCCGTGATGCTTTAGATATTAAAGGCGTAGGCGAAAAGCTGGTGCATCAACTTGTTGATAAAAACTTAGTGCATTCTGTGGCTGATTTGTATGATTTGACAGCAGACCAATTATGTGCATTAGAAAGAATGGGGAAAAAATCAGCAGAGAAATTAATAGATGCGATCGCTCAATCAAAAAACCAGCCCTGGTCAAGAGTATTGTATGGTTTAGGCATCCGTCATGTTGGTAGTGTGAATGCCCAATTATTGACCCAGAAGTATCCCACAGTAGACCAATTAGTGACAGCAAAACAATCAGATATTGCAGATATTTACGGTATTGGTGCAGAAATTGCTCAATCTGTATACCAATGGTTTCGCATTAATGCCAATCAAACCTTAGTTCAGCGTTTGCAACTAACAGGGTTACAATTTGTTGCCACAGAAGACACAACAGTTAGTAATAGTAATCAAAAGTTTGCGGGTAAGACTTTTGTGATTACAGGTACATTGCCAACCTTAAAGCGAGATGAGGCTAAGGCATTAATTCAAAAAGCTGGTGGTAAAGTAACTGATTCAGTCAGTAAAAAAACCGATTATTTAGTGGTAGGAGCAGATGCAGGTTCTAAGTTAGAAAAAGCGCAGACTTTAGGAATTAATCAGTTAAATGAAACCCAGTTATTAGAAATATTAGAAGACTCACAAAACTAAAATTCTATTTCAGCCCCAGCATAAAAAGCAAAAAACCAATGGAGTAAGACTTCATGCCCCATGCACCATGCCCCATGCCCTTTGTACACAGGCTTATTTACACCCTACCATTTGCAGTTAACAGGCAAACTTGAAGCTACAGAAACAGCGCTGGTAGCAGCTACACAAATATTTGCAAGTGTCTCCCCTTGGATGGCTAATTTCTTTTAAAGACAAAGTTAAGTTGAACTTTATTTTTTGTAAAAATTTGCTTGGGGAATAAAAGAAAAGCGTGTCAGCACATCATCGATAAATGTAAACCTAGTAGAAGCATCTGTATTGAGCGTAGCGTACACGAAATCAACAACTTTCTGCTCCTTAAACACTGAAGGCTGTACAAAAGTAGGCTGACCATAAATTGATATTACCTGTTGTGGATTCATCCCAATGCGAATGCGTTGATAAGCAGGGCCAGTTTTTGGTGTGGCTGGTTCTGCTGGCAATATAACTGCCATAATTTTGACAGGAGTTTCCAACCCAACATTCATACCTTCTACGCGACTATCCGTGAGAACTATGTTTACTGGTAGCTGACCTTCTTTGACAAAGGCAAGTCGCTCAAGCTTATAAATAGAGATGTCATTGCGCTGTTCAGAGAAAGGCTGTCCCATCAATTTCAACACTTCTTGACGGCTCATCCCAATTTTAATTACCTGAGCAAAAGGAGGAATATTATTGGTAGTTATGGTTTTGAGTTCACTAGTAACACCCGACAGATAACCATCAATCATCGATATTTTGGTGATGATTGGTTCTTGGCGATAATTTAGGATTTCAATTTTCAAATCTGAGTTAGGGAACACCTTAATATCAGTTGGTTTTCCCATCACCTTTTCAACCTCAGCTTGAGTCATCCCTTCATGTAACAAGCTAGATTTAAGCGGTTGACGTTTAATTTTAATATCGTTGCGGATTTTCGGCAAAAAAGATGGTTTATTATTGCTTTGGGATTCAGTCTGAACTTGATTTTGGTTAGAAGTAGGAGCTTGAGCCATTAAAGGTGTAGCTGTGGCTGTGAAACTGAATGCTACAAAGCACAAATGAACCCACAGTTTTATAGGGATGATCTTTTGTAATTGCATAATAATAAATGATTGAACCAGAAAAAAGTGTAATTACTCTCAACGGATCAGTAAAACTGTTGCATATAAGTAGGTCGGCGTAAATAATTATTGTTGGATTCAAGCAGGGGGCAGGGGGCAGGGAGCAGGGGGAGAAGGAGTTTGAGCGCTATTTACTTTTCTTTACACAGTTTGGTTTTATTGCACCGACTTACTTACAATTAAAAAGGGAACAGGGAAATCCCCTACTTTTACAGCGTTTTTCAGATGAATAGACCACAGTGAGTAAACCAACCCCAAGCATCGTCGGATGAAATTCAATACTTTTGGGTTAAAGATTATAGCGGTTTTCTTATGAATGAAATACACCACTTTAGCCCCTAGCCTCTAGTTCCTAGCCTCTTTTATTTCTGGAGTGTATTCCATGCAACCGAGAAGCGTTATAAGTATGGGGATTTGTACAAGGACGCATTGAAACTTCTGTGCGGAGGGGCATCTCGTGCAAGGTTTTCTTGCTGTTCCCTGTTCCCTGTTCCCTATTCCCTGCCCGAAGGGCTTAGAAGAATTTATTTACTTGAAGGAGCAGAATCCACTTGATTTAACGGAGCGATAGGAGCAGAGTTATTTACATTACCCGTGTTAGGTGCTGGATCTGGGTCAGAGAAAGTAGCTGGAGCATTTCTTTCGGTTCCAGTTGGGTTAACAGGTGTACCCGGAACTGGGCCAAGTTGTGTGGTACTAGCTGCTGGGATATTGATTAATGGATCTGGTGGATTTTTGACAACCGGGGCAGTCGTAAATTGTCCGTTTGGTCTGATAGGTACTAAAATAATCCTTTGCCTGCCTGGTTGACTTGGGTCTGAACTCAGTTGTGGCCCTACATTAATGGTAGTTCTCTTTTGTACAAGGGTAGTAGTTGGCGTACCGTTAGAGTTAAACGACGGTGGACGGCTGTATACAGCAGGAGCCGTATTACCACCAAGTGGAGAGCCATCTTCTCTATAACCCCTGACTACTGCACTGCCAACTGTATACCCCAAAGCTTCGCCAGCTACTGAATCAGAGTAGTAGTGTACACCCCCTTGCCTCCGTGCTAGAGACGATTCTCTGCCTAAAGCAACGAAGTTCTCCACTGGTTCTTCAGGAAAACAAGCAGGGCCAACAGCCATAAATACACCAGCAGAGGTGGAATGACCAGAAGGGTAAGCAGGATGGTAAGGCGTAGGTAGTCTGGGATTGTCAGCTTGAAAAGCGTAATTAGTTACCTGATCAGGACGAGGACGCAGATACATAAACTTGTTGTACCATGCAGCTAGAAGACCAGAATAGATACCTTCGTTAAGCATGGCGCTACAGCGCGCCGCTAAAGGTGGACTATATTGATAAAGTTGAACTAAATGGTCAAAATAGTAATTATAGTTTGAGGCAGGTGGGTCAAAGTTCCAGCGAGTGATGATTTTGATAACTTCGGGATTGTTACGGGTAGCCGCCAATTGGTTCAATTCTCTCAATTCATCTGCTGTTTGGGCAGATGTATTTGAGGGTGGTGGGGGAATAATAAATGTGTCAAATCTTCTCACCGGATTCTGGGGTATTTTCCAGTTGGGAGCAGTAGGAGCAACAATTTGTGAATCGTCTAAGACTGGTGGAAACTGCGGATTTGAGAAAGTATCTCTGGGATTGAAGCGTACACTATCAGGTTGATTTGGAACCTGAGCATTAGCAATTGGAATAGTAGCTAAGGCAAGCAGACATGTAGCAGCAGCACTGTTGATAAAAAACGAAGTCTTCATTATTTATTGCCAGCTTGTGGAAAATACTACGTATATCTTGCGGAACCTTAATGATAATATCAATCTATTAACAGCTTGTATATAAGTTTGTCCATACTCTATCATTGGTTTATTCAGCTGATATCAGTTTAGTTACTAGCAGAACTCAATGGTGCAGAAATAACACTGACTGGTAGCAGCTACACAAATATTTGCAGATGTGTTGCCTCGGATGGCTGATTTCTTTTGAGGACGAGTTTCAATTTATAGACTAAGATCCCCGACTTGTTTGAGAAGTCGGGGATCTTATTGTTCAATGATTTAACCACCTAATATTATTAGCTTATTCTTTAAAAGAAACCAAATAAAGCTCTGAAGATTCCCAATAAACCACCTAGAGGATTAACTATAGCACCTACACTATCACCAGTTTTAGCTAAACCTGAACGGCTGACCACTAAAACATCATTGTTGCGAAGTATGGGATTTGTTTGTTCGTTAATACCTTGAGAGAAATCCACTTTTACTTCACGTTTGGTAACAGAACCATCTGGGTTGAGCCGAATCAAATCGACTGTAGACCTACTAGCTCTAGCATCATTGAATCCGCCAGCCGCCAGCAATGCCTGATTCAAAGAGCTGTTAGGCTTGATTTCTAAAGCTCCTGGGTTTTTGACCTCACCAACTACACCAACTTGAATAGCATTAGGAGACAAAGTAGTGGTAGCTAATTGAGTAGCTTCTGCTGCATTTACCTCGGTTGCAGTCGGAATAACAATAGTATCCCCATCTTGGACAATTATGTCTTGATTGACATCACCACTTTGTAACAACTGCCAAAGATTAATATCTACCGTTTGTTCTGTGCCAGTTCTTGTAGGTCTGCGGAGCTTGAGATTACGAACATCGGCTTGTGATGTAATGCCTCCAGCTAGTTGAATTGCCCGCGTTACAGTTGGCAGACCACCTCCTGTGGCTGTAGCTGTACCTGACTGCCCTTCTGCACCACCACCCGACCCGACAAGATATGAACCAGGACGATTAACTTCACCGATGATTGCTACTGTACGGGGTGTGGTTTGACTGGCTGCAAAGTTAGCTGCAAATAAATTGCGTGCTTCTGCTACGTCGAAGTTAGTGGCAGTTGGTACAATAATCGTGTCTCCATCTCTTAAGGTAATATCTTGTGTTGTATCACCTGTTTGGATAATATTTTTTAAATTGATAGTAACAACTTGCTCAGAAGAGCGGCCTGTTTTACGCTTTAATTTAACTTCAGATACATCTGCTGCTAAGGTAACTCCCTGAGCTGTTGTCAGTGCAGCTAGTACAGTTGGATATTGTACGCCTGGATTATTCCCTGCGCCTCCACTTAAACTGAGAGTGTAAGCTCCAGGACGTGTCACCTCTCCAGCAACCAAAATATTGATAGGACGAGGCGATAAAAGGTTGACAGAAATTAAAGGACGCTTGAGAAAGCGTGAGTATCTTCTAGCAATTTCGTCGGCAGCTTGTTCTGTTGTTAATCCTAAAACAGGTACGCTGCCAATTAAAGGTAAATTTATTGCTCCACCTGGAGGAACTTGATACTCACCTGTATATTCTGGTACTTCAAATACGTTCACACGAATAAGATCACCGCCTCCTAATAAGTAACTTGTATCTATTGAGGTTTGATAATTTGGTGATACTGGTTGTGGAGTAGGAAATACTGGTTGTCCCTGAGCTAGGCTCGCAGATGGAGTCGCGACATTAAAAGCTGTTAATAAAGCCATACCCACAACTGGTTGGGTAAGAAATTTTAGTAAATTTTTGTTAAGCATATTTACCTGAGACTCTGAGACTACGATTGGTAAAGTACTGTCTAAACATTTTTATTTTGACTATACTTAAGTATGCAAGTTCCCCAACATTCTTATTTTCCTAGAAAACTTTGATTTTCCGGAGGCATATTGTTGATTAAGTTTGAATTTTTAGTAAAGTTAACTTAAAGTTTATCTAACCTGATATAGCATTTGTTTTTGTTTAATGTGTCACATTAGTTACCTTTAATATTGTTTATAATTACACAAACAAATAGTAACTAGAAAGACTATGTTCTATATGTAAATATCCACAAAATATCACACAAATAAATGAAATCAACATTTGAAATGATGATTTATCACCTCATATTTTGAAAAAGTATACATTCATTTGTATTACATCAAAATATTTAATACAAAAGTTAATCTGAATTACTTCATGACATAGCGGTTTTATTATGAATGAAATAAACCACCCATTCAAAATTGATAAAAAGCTTATGCCGTACTCATTTTTAATTTTTAATTCCGCTTTGCGGTACTAGCCCCTTTTTTCCCTTACAGGAGTGTATTACAAACAACCGAAAAGCACTATAAGATCGACTTAAATATTTTATATTTTAGTTTTTCTGAATATTTAGTATTTATAAATACGTCGTATTAAATGTTTCACAAAAATAAAAAGTGAGATCGGGAATTAACTTTATTTAAACTCCAATTTTCTATTTTCTATGGCTGGACAGGCGTTTTAGATGGTTTTTGGTGAATTTGACGGATAAAACTATTGAGGAGCAAGATTTTAGCTAAGTGAGTTATTTTGCTGGTGTATTTTTTGGATAAAAAATTCTTCTAAAGAGTAATGAGACAAATTCATAGAAATTATTTGTCCTCCCATCAAGCGGAGACTGGCAAGAAAATCATAGCAGTCTTGTTGTAGTATACCTTGCCAAGTACCATCAGGTGCAAACGTTAGACTAGGTATCCATTTTTGCAGAATTTCCCAGTCACCACCTTGACCTTTGACTTGATATGTATCCCCTTTACCTAATAATTCATCAAGAGAACCGATGCAAATTAATACGCCTTGAGAGAGGATGGCAACGCGATCGCAAATTTGCTCTACCTCACTCAGAACATGGCTGTTGAAGAAAATCGTCTTACCTGCGGCTTTTAGAGATAGAATAATTTCGCGCATTTGGTAACGCCCTAAAGGATCGAGACCAGACATTGGTTCATCTAGAAAGATCAATTCTGGATCATTAATTAGTGCCTGTGCCATAGCAACACGCTGTAGCATACCTTTAGAATAGCGCCGCATCTGTTTTTTACGAGCATCAGCGACAGATAAACCCACTAATTCTAGTAGTTGAGGAATGCGTTGGCGTTGTAAGCTTTGAGGAATTTGAAATAGACCTGCGGCTAGCTGCAAAAATTCCCAGCCAGTGAGATACTCATACAAGTAAGGATTTTCGCTGAGATAGCCAATGTATTGTTTGATGTGGCGATCGCCTAGCGGTTTACCAAACAGCAATCCTCGTCCACCTGTAGGGCGAATAATCCCCAATAACAATTTTAAAAGGGTTGTTTTACCAGCACCATTAGGCCCTAGTAAACCAAAAGTTTCTCCCTTATAAACTGTCAAAGAACAGCTTTTAAGGGATACCACTTTTTGATTCAACCAAAAGCCTGTGCGATAGACCTTTCGCAATTCAGAAGTCAGGACTACTGGCGGCGTGTCTATAGTCTGCGGGTGAGAATTAAGGTTGTCTACAACAGACTTCATCTGGGTTCAGTTACCAAAATTAATATTTAACTGCTGGACACCTAATGGTTTGACAAATGCGATCGCCACTAGGTTTGTCAATTATGGCAAACATAGTTGCTAATTGGCACTCTTAATATCACCTTTACCACGTAATTTTGACTATATTTACAAAACGCCCTTAGAACTAGGAATCATACCAGCACGGCGGGGATCAATTTCCACCGCCATTCGCGTTGCTCTGGCAAAAGCTTTAAATGTTGCTTCAATAATATGGTGGGAGTTAATGCCATCAAGTTGCCGAATGTGTAAAGTCATTTGACTATGGTTTACCAGCGCGACAAAAAATTCCCGCACTAATTGGGTGTCATAAGTTCCTACTCGTTGGGTAGGAATTTCTAAACCATAGCTGAGATGAGGGCGACCAGAAAAGTCTAGTACTACTTGAACTAAAGCTTCATCCAACGGTGCAAGAAAATTTCCAAAACGGACAATACCTTTTCTATGGCCTAATGCTTGAGTGAAAGCT contains the following coding sequences:
- the ligA gene encoding NAD-dependent DNA ligase LigA; this encodes MTQIKSEIKQIEELRQLLQQASYAYYVLDAPIMEDAVYDRLYRELQQMEIEHPELVRLDSPTQRVGEKPAIHFTSVRHNIPLYSLENAFDIDELQSWEQRWRRQTPTTDAVEYVSELKIDGSAIALTYENGILVRGATRGDGIMGEDITQNVRTIRSIPLRLNLGDLENLEKVEVRGEAFLPLDVFRQINEERQKAGEQLFANPRNAAAGTLRQLDSRIVAKRRLDFFAYTLHISGMDDASIANTQWEALELLEKMGFRVNPNHKLCASLAEVAEYYQYWDTERLNLPYMTDGVVVKLNSFKLQEQLGFTQKFPRWAVALKYPAEEAPTRVENIAVNVGRTGALTPLAQMRPVQLAGTTVSRATLHNSDRVAQLDIRIGDTVIVRKAGEIIPEVTRVLTELRPPDSQPFVMPTHCPVCNQPVVRESDEAVTRCVNASCPAILKGEIEHWVSRDALDIKGVGEKLVHQLVDKNLVHSVADLYDLTADQLCALERMGKKSAEKLIDAIAQSKNQPWSRVLYGLGIRHVGSVNAQLLTQKYPTVDQLVTAKQSDIADIYGIGAEIAQSVYQWFRINANQTLVQRLQLTGLQFVATEDTTVSNSNQKFAGKTFVITGTLPTLKRDEAKALIQKAGGKVTDSVSKKTDYLVVGADAGSKLEKAQTLGINQLNETQLLEILEDSQN
- a CDS encoding vanadium-dependent haloperoxidase, which encodes MKTSFFINSAAATCLLALATIPIANAQVPNQPDSVRFNPRDTFSNPQFPPVLDDSQIVAPTAPNWKIPQNPVRRFDTFIIPPPPSNTSAQTADELRELNQLAATRNNPEVIKIITRWNFDPPASNYNYYFDHLVQLYQYSPPLAARCSAMLNEGIYSGLLAAWYNKFMYLRPRPDQVTNYAFQADNPRLPTPYHPAYPSGHSTSAGVFMAVGPACFPEEPVENFVALGRESSLARRQGGVHYYSDSVAGEALGYTVGSAVVRGYREDGSPLGGNTAPAVYSRPPSFNSNGTPTTTLVQKRTTINVGPQLSSDPSQPGRQRIILVPIRPNGQFTTAPVVKNPPDPLINIPAASTTQLGPVPGTPVNPTGTERNAPATFSDPDPAPNTGNVNNSAPIAPLNQVDSAPSSK
- a CDS encoding ABC transporter ATP-binding protein, whose amino-acid sequence is MKSVVDNLNSHPQTIDTPPVVLTSELRKVYRTGFWLNQKVVSLKSCSLTVYKGETFGLLGPNGAGKTTLLKLLLGIIRPTGGRGLLFGKPLGDRHIKQYIGYLSENPYLYEYLTGWEFLQLAAGLFQIPQSLQRQRIPQLLELVGLSVADARKKQMRRYSKGMLQRVAMAQALINDPELIFLDEPMSGLDPLGRYQMREIILSLKAAGKTIFFNSHVLSEVEQICDRVAILSQGVLICIGSLDELLGKGDTYQVKGQGGDWEILQKWIPSLTFAPDGTWQGILQQDCYDFLASLRLMGGQIISMNLSHYSLEEFFIQKIHQQNNSLS
- a CDS encoding polysaccharide biosynthesis/export family protein encodes the protein MLNKNLLKFLTQPVVGMALLTAFNVATPSASLAQGQPVFPTPQPVSPNYQTSIDTSYLLGGGDLIRVNVFEVPEYTGEYQVPPGGAINLPLIGSVPVLGLTTEQAADEIARRYSRFLKRPLISVNLLSPRPINILVAGEVTRPGAYTLSLSGGAGNNPGVQYPTVLAALTTAQGVTLAADVSEVKLKRKTGRSSEQVVTINLKNIIQTGDTTQDITLRDGDTIIVPTATNFDVAEARNLFAANFAASQTTPRTVAIIGEVNRPGSYLVGSGGGAEGQSGTATATGGGLPTVTRAIQLAGGITSQADVRNLKLRRPTRTGTEQTVDINLWQLLQSGDVNQDIIVQDGDTIVIPTATEVNAAEATQLATTTLSPNAIQVGVVGEVKNPGALEIKPNSSLNQALLAAGGFNDARASRSTVDLIRLNPDGSVTKREVKVDFSQGINEQTNPILRNNDVLVVSRSGLAKTGDSVGAIVNPLGGLLGIFRALFGFF
- a CDS encoding Uma2 family endonuclease; amino-acid sequence: MTAITINFNNVVKLNVDQFYQLCRDNPDVKFERNQLGEIIIMPPTGGETGKCNASMIADFVIWNRQTKLAEVFDSSTCFKLPNGSDRSPDVSWIKLERWNVLKPEQREKFPPIAPDFVLELMSSSDSLSETQAKMQEYVNAGVKLGWLIDRKTRRVEIYRQGQPKEILEFPTSLCGEDILPGFVLDLQIIWN
- the hisB gene encoding imidazoleglycerol-phosphate dehydratase HisB; translation: MQTTERQITQTSRIASVHRTTGETDVQVTVNLDGTGTCTAATGIPFLDHMLHQIASHGLIDLDVRATGDWEIDDHHTNEDVGITLGQAFTQALGHRKGIVRFGNFLAPLDEALVQVVLDFSGRPHLSYGLEIPTQRVGTYDTQLVREFFVALVNHSQMTLHIRQLDGINSHHIIEATFKAFARATRMAVEIDPRRAGMIPSSKGVL
- a CDS encoding type II toxin-antitoxin system ParD family antitoxin — protein: MNVSLTPELEKWVQSKVESGMYTSASEVIREGLRLLKEQDAFKAIRLAELRREIQQGIDSGESTPFNIDEIIELAKQQRQQRESA